One genomic region from Cetobacterium sp. 8H encodes:
- a CDS encoding DEAD/DEAH box helicase: MEKILTFRDLGLTEKTLKPLEKKGFEQPSPIQALTIPALLNGDKDIIGQAQTGTGKTAAFSLPILEKIENSTGNVQAIILAPTRELAVQVAEEMNSLAAGRRLKIIPVYGGQSLEQQKRQLQRGVDIVVGTPGRVIDLINRKVLVLNKIDYFILDEADEMLNMGFVEDIEQILESTNQDKRMLFFSATMPSEILKIARSHMRDHEVLAVKKKELTTNLTEQIYFEVKERDKFEALCRIIDIELDFYGIVFCRTKNDVNELVGKLQDRGYDVEGLHGDISQNHREVTLKRFKNKNLNILIATDVAARGIDVNDLTHVINYAIPQEAESYVHRIGRTGRAGKQGTAITFITPSEYRKLLQIQKITKTEIKKEQVPGVKDVILAKKTRLFDNVNSIISGGDAESYQEMAKELLNQEATPIEIIAAILKNCYDEELEESNYSDIESVSLDKTGKTRLFIALGKKDKMTPRKIVDLISSKTKIHESKLKGVEVYENFSFVSVPFVEAETIVDIFQKDRRGKKPLIEKAKQSRK, encoded by the coding sequence ACAATACCGGCATTATTAAACGGAGATAAGGATATAATAGGTCAAGCACAAACAGGAACAGGTAAAACTGCAGCGTTTTCATTACCTATATTAGAGAAAATAGAGAACAGTACAGGAAATGTACAAGCTATAATCCTAGCTCCAACAAGAGAATTAGCAGTTCAAGTAGCTGAAGAAATGAACTCGTTAGCAGCAGGAAGAAGATTAAAGATAATCCCAGTTTATGGAGGACAATCTTTAGAGCAACAAAAGAGACAACTTCAAAGAGGAGTAGACATCGTAGTTGGAACTCCAGGAAGAGTTATCGATTTAATTAACAGAAAAGTTTTAGTATTAAATAAGATTGATTATTTCATACTAGACGAAGCTGATGAGATGTTAAACATGGGATTCGTAGAAGATATAGAGCAAATTCTTGAGTCTACAAACCAAGATAAAAGAATGCTGTTCTTCTCGGCAACTATGCCATCTGAAATCTTAAAAATCGCTAGATCACACATGAGAGATCATGAAGTTTTAGCAGTAAAAAAGAAAGAGTTAACTACAAACTTAACAGAGCAAATTTACTTTGAAGTAAAAGAGAGAGATAAATTTGAAGCACTTTGTAGAATCATCGATATCGAATTAGATTTCTATGGAATTGTTTTCTGTAGAACTAAGAACGACGTTAATGAATTAGTAGGAAAGTTACAAGATAGAGGGTACGATGTTGAAGGATTACACGGAGATATCAGCCAAAATCATAGAGAGGTAACTTTAAAGAGATTTAAGAACAAAAACTTAAACATCTTAATAGCTACAGACGTTGCTGCAAGAGGAATCGACGTAAACGACCTTACTCATGTAATCAACTATGCTATACCTCAAGAAGCTGAAAGCTATGTTCATAGAATCGGAAGAACAGGAAGAGCTGGAAAGCAAGGAACTGCAATAACATTCATAACTCCATCTGAGTACAGAAAACTTCTTCAAATTCAGAAAATAACTAAAACTGAAATCAAGAAAGAGCAAGTTCCAGGAGTAAAAGATGTTATCTTAGCTAAGAAAACTAGACTATTTGATAATGTTAACAGCATAATCTCTGGTGGAGACGCTGAGAGCTACCAAGAGATGGCAAAAGAGTTATTAAATCAAGAGGCAACACCAATTGAAATAATAGCTGCTATCCTTAAAAACTGTTATGATGAAGAGTTAGAAGAGTCTAACTACTCAGATATCGAAAGTGTTTCTTTAGATAAGACAGGAAAAACAAGACTATTTATCGCTTTAGGTAAAAAAGATAAAATGACTCCTAGAAAGATTGTTGATTTAATATCTTCAAAAACAAAGATACATGAGTCAAAATTAAAAGGTGTAGAAGTGTATGAGAACTTCTCATTCGTTTCGGTACCATTTGTTGAAGCTGAAACAATAGTGGATATCTTCCAAAAAGATAGAAGAGGAAAGAAACCATTAATAGAAAAAGCAAAACAATCAAGAAAATAA
- the mltG gene encoding endolytic transglycosylase MltG encodes MKKKIIVLFFLIVIGILAIFKVYSVQKTEKRDYDVQVNLKQGTSLNRVFTKIGVADSIFFKIFLKYEKNSGRNIKAGFYEFKGQYSYEDILNMMEEGKVKYKVLTIPEGYSIKEIGKVITEKGYGSEEGLKKALENIKDFPYPTPNGNFEGYLYPETYYFSVDLTEQEIVNKMLAEFLKKFPPDKYPNKEKFYKELIMASIIEREAQLKEEKPLMASVFYNRLKKGMKLGSDATVNYIYDYGKRRMYYKDLKVDSPYNTYMYKGLPPGPIANPDFTSMEAAMNPAKTDYLFFVVTSDGKHTFTKTYKEHLEVQKKKK; translated from the coding sequence ATGAAGAAAAAAATCATAGTTTTATTTTTTTTAATTGTTATCGGTATTTTGGCAATTTTTAAGGTTTATTCGGTACAGAAGACTGAAAAAAGAGATTATGATGTACAGGTTAATTTGAAACAAGGAACAAGTTTAAATAGAGTTTTTACTAAAATAGGGGTTGCAGATTCAATTTTTTTTAAGATATTTTTAAAATATGAAAAAAATTCTGGTAGAAATATAAAAGCAGGGTTTTATGAGTTTAAAGGTCAATACTCGTATGAAGATATTTTAAATATGATGGAAGAGGGAAAAGTTAAATATAAAGTTTTAACAATTCCAGAAGGATACTCTATAAAAGAGATAGGAAAAGTTATAACTGAAAAGGGCTATGGCTCTGAAGAGGGTTTAAAAAAAGCTTTAGAAAATATTAAAGACTTTCCATATCCAACTCCTAATGGGAATTTTGAAGGTTATTTATACCCTGAAACATATTATTTCTCTGTAGATTTAACAGAACAAGAGATTGTAAATAAGATGTTGGCTGAGTTTTTAAAAAAATTCCCACCTGATAAATATCCAAATAAGGAAAAGTTTTATAAAGAGTTGATAATGGCATCTATAATTGAGAGAGAAGCTCAATTAAAAGAGGAGAAGCCACTTATGGCATCAGTATTTTATAACAGATTGAAAAAGGGAATGAAATTGGGTTCCGATGCAACTGTAAACTATATATATGACTATGGGAAAAGAAGGATGTACTACAAAGATTTGAAGGTGGATTCACCGTATAATACCTATATGTATAAGGGTTTGCCACCAGGACCAATTGCAAATCCAGATTTTACTTCAATGGAAGCTGCAATGAACCCTGCAAAGACAGATTACCTATTCTTTGTAGTGACAAGTGATGGAAAACATACATTTACAAAAACTTATAAGGAACATTTAGAAGTACAAAAAAAGAAAAAATAG
- a CDS encoding B12-binding domain-containing radical SAM protein, with protein MEKTLEKIVLVGINSQYIHTNLAIRYLKNYVEKFSDIEIEIYESNINNQIQSIITDLFNTEADHIIFSTYIWNKEYVFTLVKELKKIMPKVKITLGGPEVSYNAKESLIENKSIDFVLVGEGEKVLLNFLTKPVNEVRGVAFLENNEFKYLGDEFPIENLDEIPFPYTEKELKENIKILYYESTRGCPFSCSYCLSSIDKGVRYWSLERVKKDLSKFIDSGVELVKFVDRTFNLRKDRYLGIWSHLLENYRENITFHFEINANIFDDEVIEFLKTVPEGYFQFEIGVQSINKETMNSINRRNLLERLEKNIKAISKNIHLHVDLIAGLPHDTYETFKDSFNYVYNLDAEMIQLGFLKILNGTKISKEIEEYDYKYMEFPPYEILSNSFISYGELVKLKNLEKMLDYYYNSEKFKYSVNYIIKNNYSTPFEFFEEIAEYYRENNLLTVGHKIVSIFNHLMEFYNNKNFEGKEIFIEYLKLDYLMLGKPGSYPQWFESEKDKERYNEIIISKNYKSSREAYKKTEFEKFNYNVLKNVDGEIEILFNYMPKKVELEVVSEKK; from the coding sequence GTGGAAAAAACATTAGAAAAAATAGTTTTAGTTGGAATAAATAGCCAATATATACATACAAATTTAGCGATTAGATATTTGAAAAACTATGTTGAAAAATTTAGTGATATTGAGATAGAAATATATGAGAGTAATATCAATAATCAAATCCAAAGCATAATAACAGATCTATTTAATACTGAAGCAGATCACATCATATTTTCAACTTACATTTGGAATAAAGAGTATGTTTTTACTCTTGTTAAAGAGTTGAAAAAAATTATGCCAAAGGTTAAGATAACATTAGGTGGACCTGAAGTTAGTTATAATGCAAAGGAATCACTTATAGAAAATAAAAGTATAGATTTTGTTTTAGTAGGAGAGGGAGAAAAAGTTCTTTTAAATTTTTTAACTAAACCTGTAAATGAAGTTAGAGGAGTGGCTTTTTTAGAAAATAATGAGTTCAAATATTTAGGAGATGAATTCCCAATAGAAAACTTAGATGAAATACCATTCCCATATACTGAAAAGGAATTGAAAGAGAATATAAAAATACTTTATTATGAATCTACAAGAGGTTGCCCGTTTAGCTGTTCATATTGCTTATCTTCAATAGATAAAGGGGTTAGATACTGGTCTTTAGAAAGAGTAAAAAAAGATCTGTCTAAATTTATAGATTCGGGTGTTGAGCTAGTAAAGTTTGTAGATAGAACTTTCAACTTAAGAAAAGATAGATATTTAGGTATTTGGAGTCATCTTCTGGAAAATTATAGAGAAAATATAACTTTCCATTTTGAAATAAATGCAAATATTTTTGATGATGAGGTAATAGAATTTTTAAAAACAGTTCCAGAGGGATATTTTCAATTTGAAATAGGGGTTCAAAGTATAAATAAAGAAACTATGAATAGTATAAATAGAAGAAATCTTTTAGAAAGATTAGAGAAAAATATAAAAGCGATATCAAAGAATATACATCTTCATGTGGATTTAATTGCAGGATTACCTCATGACACATATGAAACATTTAAAGATTCGTTTAACTATGTCTATAACTTAGATGCTGAGATGATTCAATTAGGATTTTTAAAAATTTTAAATGGAACTAAAATATCTAAAGAGATAGAAGAGTATGACTATAAATATATGGAATTTCCACCATATGAAATTCTTTCAAATAGCTTTATAAGTTATGGGGAACTGGTAAAATTAAAAAATCTTGAAAAAATGTTAGATTATTACTATAATTCTGAGAAATTTAAATATTCTGTAAATTATATTATAAAAAATAATTATTCAACACCGTTTGAATTTTTTGAAGAGATTGCAGAGTATTATAGAGAAAATAATCTTCTGACAGTGGGACATAAAATAGTTAGTATTTTTAATCATTTAATGGAGTTTTATAATAATAAAAATTTTGAAGGAAAAGAGATTTTCATAGAGTACTTAAAGTTAGACTACTTGATGTTAGGAAAACCGGGGAGTTATCCACAGTGGTTTGAATCTGAAAAAGATAAAGAAAGATACAATGAGATTATAATTTCTAAAAATTATAAATCATCAAGAGAAGCATACAAAAAGACAGAGTTTGAAAAATTTAACTACAATGTTTTAAAGAATGTTGATGGAGAGATAGAAATTCTATTTAATTATATGCCGAAAAAGGTTGAATTAGAAGTGGTATCAGAGAAAAAATAA
- the tilS gene encoding tRNA lysidine(34) synthetase TilS, whose protein sequence is MLNKILKKIKKEKLIESGDKIVVGFSGGPDSVFLLQVLIYAQKEMDFEILLVHINHLLRDENSEKDQEFASETAKRLNLPIFIKRASIENISKDMGVGLEEAGRKIRYDFFNEILEKNSGTKIAIAHNLDDQIETFLFRMIRGCSLEGLEGINHRDNIIRPINEIYKKEILNYLDMNNIEYRIDETNFENEFTRNSIRLDLVPYIEKRYNGSFKDKIHNLIDEIREVNEVLKVNLKDYKIISHKKEMLNLELIKIEPPYLQRKIINEYLKEFDLEATREKILNIIKIINSGGSKTLDLEDNHLLKKQYNSIWIEKKILDKNIQKNEEETQIEKIKVPFKLKFNGYLLEAVKDSKSSGQNEFLTNLKPGDEVEVRVRKDGDKIQPLGMSSYKKLKDIFINEKIVKEERANIPLIIKDNEIVWVAGIKKSEVFKGEKNKEGIKLIMRRQDEN, encoded by the coding sequence ATGCTAAATAAAATTTTAAAAAAGATAAAAAAAGAAAAATTAATAGAATCGGGAGATAAGATAGTAGTAGGATTTTCTGGTGGTCCAGATTCAGTTTTCTTGCTACAAGTTTTAATCTACGCTCAGAAAGAGATGGATTTTGAGATACTACTGGTTCATATCAACCATCTTTTAAGAGATGAAAATTCAGAAAAAGATCAAGAGTTTGCAAGTGAAACAGCAAAGAGATTAAATCTACCAATTTTTATTAAAAGAGCTAGCATAGAAAATATTTCAAAAGATATGGGTGTTGGCTTAGAAGAAGCTGGAAGAAAAATAAGGTATGATTTCTTCAATGAAATTTTAGAGAAAAATTCAGGAACGAAGATAGCAATCGCACACAATTTAGATGATCAAATCGAAACTTTTTTATTTAGAATGATAAGAGGATGTTCCCTTGAAGGTTTAGAAGGGATAAATCACAGAGATAATATCATAAGACCAATAAATGAAATCTATAAAAAAGAGATATTGAACTATTTGGATATGAATAATATAGAGTATAGAATTGATGAAACTAATTTTGAGAATGAGTTTACTAGAAATAGTATCAGACTAGATTTGGTTCCATATATTGAGAAAAGATATAACGGTAGTTTTAAGGATAAAATACATAATTTAATAGATGAAATAAGGGAAGTAAATGAAGTTCTTAAGGTTAATCTAAAAGATTATAAAATTATCAGCCATAAAAAAGAGATGTTGAACTTAGAATTAATAAAAATTGAACCACCATATCTTCAAAGAAAGATAATAAATGAATATTTAAAAGAGTTTGATTTAGAAGCAACTAGAGAAAAAATATTGAATATAATTAAAATTATAAATTCAGGAGGAAGCAAAACTCTTGATTTAGAAGATAACCATCTTTTAAAAAAACAGTATAATAGTATCTGGATAGAAAAAAAAATACTAGATAAAAATATTCAAAAAAATGAAGAAGAAACTCAGATAGAAAAAATTAAAGTACCATTTAAACTAAAATTTAATGGATATCTTCTAGAGGCTGTAAAAGATAGCAAAAGCTCAGGTCAAAATGAGTTTTTAACTAATTTAAAGCCAGGGGATGAAGTGGAAGTTAGAGTTAGAAAAGATGGGGATAAAATCCAACCTCTAGGAATGAGTAGTTATAAAAAATTAAAAGATATTTTTATAAATGAAAAAATTGTTAAAGAAGAGAGGGCAAACATTCCATTGATTATAAAAGATAATGAGATTGTTTGGGTAGCTGGAATCAAAAAAAGTGAAGTATTTAAGGGTGAAAAAAATAAAGAAGGGATTAAGCTAATCATGAGGAGGCAGGATGAAAACTAG
- the ftsH gene encoding ATP-dependent zinc metalloprotease FtsH — protein MKTRDNNEKMALYNFIEEEPKKDDEKDDKASEDTQDKSKAEQEKEDLEERKRKIKEKLKEGMDNPKNDKDDKDPQRGLGGKFNLKGFIMLLFIVTIILSLPSMFSKSESTNVKTISYTEFLNDVKTDKLVRVDEKEGYIYGYTSDKDATAFKARMITDRLGSDPQLVNLIETKNIQIESLPPQELPFLLNMLASWFPMLLLIGIWIFMLNKMNKGGGGGPQVFNMGKSKAKENGENVSQVTFADVAGIDEAKVELEEVVQFLKEPDKFKTLGAKIPKGVLLLGAPGTGKTLLAKAVAGEAGVPFFSMSGSEFVEMFVGVGASRVRDLFTKARKNAPCIIFIDEIDAVGRKRGSGQGGGNDEREQTLNQLLVEMDGFGSDETIIVLAATNRPEILDKALMRPGRFDRQVVVDRPDIKGREEILKVHARNKKFAADVDFDVIARKTPGFVGADIANMLNEAAILAARAGRQEIKMEDLEEASEKVTIGPERKSRMAVQKERIIVAYHEVGHAMTQRMSPHTEPVHKVTIIPRGMAALGYTMTLPTEDRYLKSKNEFLSELVTLLGGRASEEVVFGDITTGASNDIERATAIAHAMVTKYGMSEKFGPIMLDNTREGDMFQQKLYGEVTAKEIDDEIRGLVSNAYLKAKEILTENRETLETITQALLRLETITGEELDEMLQGKTVKRIEDENRIKEKLAEIEQEEEKLKEELKNKASQSVME, from the coding sequence ATGAAAACTAGAGATAATAATGAAAAAATGGCACTGTATAACTTTATTGAAGAAGAGCCAAAAAAAGATGATGAAAAAGATGATAAAGCTAGTGAAGATACTCAAGATAAGTCTAAAGCGGAACAGGAAAAAGAAGATTTAGAAGAAAGAAAAAGAAAGATCAAAGAGAAGCTAAAAGAGGGAATGGACAACCCTAAAAACGACAAGGATGATAAAGATCCTCAAAGAGGTTTAGGTGGAAAGTTTAACCTAAAAGGATTCATAATGTTACTTTTTATAGTGACTATAATCTTATCATTACCTTCAATGTTCTCAAAATCGGAGTCTACAAATGTAAAAACTATCAGTTATACAGAGTTTTTAAATGATGTAAAAACTGATAAATTAGTAAGAGTCGATGAAAAAGAAGGATATATTTATGGATATACTTCAGATAAAGACGCAACTGCATTTAAAGCTAGAATGATTACTGACAGATTGGGTAGTGATCCACAACTAGTAAACTTAATAGAGACAAAAAACATTCAAATAGAATCTTTACCACCACAGGAATTACCATTCTTATTAAATATGTTAGCATCTTGGTTCCCAATGTTACTACTTATTGGAATCTGGATATTCATGCTTAATAAAATGAATAAGGGCGGAGGCGGAGGACCTCAAGTTTTCAATATGGGGAAATCTAAAGCTAAAGAGAATGGAGAGAATGTATCTCAGGTAACATTTGCCGATGTAGCTGGAATTGATGAGGCTAAGGTTGAGTTAGAAGAGGTAGTTCAATTCTTAAAAGAGCCAGATAAATTTAAAACTTTAGGGGCAAAAATACCTAAAGGGGTACTTCTTTTAGGAGCTCCTGGAACAGGTAAAACACTTCTTGCAAAAGCAGTAGCAGGAGAAGCTGGAGTACCATTCTTTAGTATGTCAGGATCAGAGTTCGTTGAGATGTTCGTAGGAGTTGGAGCATCTAGAGTGAGAGACCTGTTTACAAAAGCTAGAAAAAATGCACCTTGCATAATATTTATAGATGAGATTGACGCTGTTGGAAGAAAAAGAGGAAGCGGACAAGGCGGAGGAAACGACGAAAGAGAGCAAACTCTTAACCAACTACTAGTAGAGATGGATGGATTTGGAAGCGACGAGACTATCATAGTTTTAGCAGCGACAAATAGACCTGAAATACTTGATAAGGCTCTTATGAGACCAGGTAGATTTGATAGACAAGTTGTTGTAGATAGACCTGATATCAAAGGTAGAGAAGAGATATTAAAAGTTCATGCAAGAAATAAGAAATTTGCAGCAGATGTAGATTTTGATGTTATTGCTAGAAAAACTCCAGGATTTGTTGGAGCGGACATTGCAAATATGTTAAACGAAGCAGCTATACTTGCAGCAAGAGCTGGAAGACAAGAGATAAAGATGGAAGACTTAGAAGAGGCATCTGAAAAGGTAACTATAGGTCCTGAAAGAAAATCGAGAATGGCTGTTCAAAAGGAAAGAATAATAGTTGCTTATCATGAGGTTGGACATGCTATGACTCAAAGAATGTCACCGCATACAGAGCCGGTTCACAAGGTTACAATCATTCCTAGAGGAATGGCAGCATTGGGATACACGATGACACTTCCTACAGAGGATAGATATTTAAAATCTAAAAATGAATTTTTATCAGAGTTAGTTACTTTATTAGGAGGAAGAGCTTCGGAAGAGGTTGTATTCGGAGATATCACAACAGGAGCAAGTAATGATATTGAAAGAGCAACAGCTATAGCCCATGCAATGGTAACAAAGTATGGTATGAGTGAGAAATTTGGTCCAATAATGCTAGATAACACTCGTGAAGGAGATATGTTCCAACAAAAGCTTTACGGTGAAGTTACAGCTAAAGAGATTGATGATGAGATAAGAGGGTTAGTATCAAATGCATACTTAAAAGCTAAAGAGATATTGACAGAGAATAGAGAGACACTAGAAACAATAACACAGGCTCTTTTAAGACTAGAAACTATAACAGGTGAAGAACTTGATGAGATGTTACAAGGAAAAACTGTTAAAAGAATAGAAGATGAGAACAGAATTAAAGAGAAATTAGCTGAGATAGAGCAAGAAGAGGAAAAGTTAAAAGAAGAGCTGAAAAATAAAGCTTCTCAATCGGTTATGGAATAA
- the rpsO gene encoding 30S ribosomal protein S15, with the protein MAINKPEIISAYGKDAKDTGSTEVQIAILTAQINHLTNHLRTHKKDFHSRLGLLKMVGKRKRLLSYLMSKDIEGYRTLIAKLGIRK; encoded by the coding sequence ATGGCTATTAACAAACCAGAAATAATATCTGCTTACGGAAAAGACGCAAAAGATACAGGATCTACAGAGGTTCAAATCGCGATCTTAACTGCACAAATCAACCACTTAACAAACCACTTAAGAACTCACAAGAAGGATTTCCACTCTAGATTAGGATTACTTAAAATGGTTGGAAAAAGAAAGAGACTTTTAAGCTACTTAATGAGCAAAGATATCGAAGGATACAGAACTCTTATTGCTAAATTAGGAATCAGAAAGTAA
- a CDS encoding YibE/F family protein: protein MKKIIAALFLILSVFSFAEEEYIKGKILYLERVVKNRADQEDGIKETREYSVEILEGTDKGSTVTVEAPIYEESAYNIYIRDNQNVVLYKDNIEDDRSIYYIVDIDKRNSILMIIGIFMGLTIFVAKFKGVKALASLIIVIGIIYNIFLPAISMGYSPILISTGCALLASTITIFMTTGFSKKGVVAILGAVAGVVIAGILSMYFSYKMAMTGFISVEALNYSNLLKGIKVKEIISAGVILGSMGAVMDVSMSISSALTELHERDNSIKGHEMFNSGMRIGSDIIGTMVNTLILAYIGSGILSTLFIYLQKEQFPLIRILNFESVAADIVRAFAGSIGILVAVPITSYLCSIFIVQSEQND from the coding sequence ATGAAAAAAATTATAGCAGCACTTTTTTTAATTCTATCTGTTTTTAGCTTTGCTGAAGAGGAGTATATAAAAGGGAAGATACTTTATCTTGAGAGAGTTGTAAAAAATAGAGCTGATCAAGAGGATGGCATAAAAGAAACAAGAGAATATAGTGTTGAAATCTTAGAAGGTACAGATAAAGGGTCAACAGTGACTGTAGAAGCACCAATATATGAAGAGAGCGCTTATAATATATATATAAGAGACAATCAGAATGTAGTCTTATATAAGGATAATATAGAGGATGACAGAAGCATATATTACATAGTTGATATAGATAAAAGAAACTCTATTTTGATGATTATTGGAATTTTTATGGGGCTTACAATATTTGTGGCTAAATTTAAAGGGGTTAAAGCTTTAGCATCTCTTATTATAGTGATAGGAATTATCTATAACATATTTTTACCAGCTATTTCCATGGGATACTCTCCAATTCTTATATCTACGGGATGTGCACTGCTCGCTTCAACAATAACAATTTTTATGACAACAGGGTTTTCAAAAAAAGGTGTTGTAGCTATACTAGGAGCTGTAGCAGGTGTAGTTATAGCGGGTATACTTTCGATGTATTTTTCTTATAAAATGGCTATGACAGGTTTTATTTCAGTTGAGGCTTTGAACTACTCAAATCTTTTGAAAGGGATAAAGGTTAAGGAGATAATCTCGGCAGGAGTTATATTGGGAAGTATGGGGGCTGTAATGGATGTATCTATGTCGATATCATCAGCTCTAACAGAACTTCATGAAAGGGATAACAGTATAAAAGGACATGAGATGTTTAATTCTGGAATGAGAATAGGTAGTGATATTATAGGAACAATGGTAAATACACTTATATTAGCATATATAGGAAGTGGAATACTTTCAACTCTATTCATCTATCTTCAGAAGGAACAATTCCCACTGATAAGAATTTTGAATTTTGAATCTGTAGCAGCCGATATAGTTCGAGCTTTTGCAGGAAGTATAGGAATTTTAGTAGCTGTTCCAATCACTTCCTATCTATGCAGTATTTTTATTGTTCAGTCGGAACAAAATGATTGA
- a CDS encoding HAD family hydrolase: MIKLIVLDVDGTLTDGKLYVSNSGDAMKAFNVKDGLGITQAIALGKEVVIITGKTSQIVTRRALELGIKEIHQGIKDKIGTLEAILKKRELDYSNVAYMGDDLIDLAVMKKSKLAGAPKDAVEEILNISDFISTKNGGDGAVREFIEYILKNENLWDKVINHFVPTEQ; encoded by the coding sequence ATGATTAAACTTATTGTTTTAGATGTTGATGGAACTCTTACAGATGGTAAACTTTATGTTTCTAACAGCGGCGATGCTATGAAGGCTTTCAATGTCAAAGATGGCCTTGGTATCACCCAAGCAATCGCTTTAGGAAAAGAGGTTGTTATAATAACTGGAAAAACCTCACAAATTGTAACTAGAAGAGCCCTAGAGCTAGGTATCAAAGAGATCCACCAAGGAATAAAAGACAAAATTGGAACTTTGGAAGCCATTCTAAAAAAGCGTGAGCTGGACTATTCAAATGTTGCCTATATGGGAGATGACCTTATTGATTTAGCTGTTATGAAAAAATCTAAGCTAGCTGGGGCTCCTAAAGATGCTGTTGAAGAAATCTTAAATATCTCTGACTTCATATCTACAAAAAATGGTGGAGATGGAGCTGTTAGAGAGTTCATCGAATACATACTAAAAAATGAAAACTTATGGGACAAAGTTATCAATCATTTTGTTCCGACTGAACAATAA
- the rpsT gene encoding 30S ribosomal protein S20 has translation MAHSKSAKKRVLVAERNRERNQAVKSRVKTMVKKVLVSVETKEIEAAKAALSVAYKELDKAVSKGIMKKNTVSRKKARLAAKVNAL, from the coding sequence TTGGCACATTCAAAATCAGCAAAAAAGAGAGTATTAGTAGCGGAGAGAAATAGAGAGAGAAATCAAGCTGTAAAATCTAGAGTAAAAACTATGGTTAAAAAGGTTTTAGTTTCTGTTGAAACTAAAGAGATTGAGGCTGCAAAAGCTGCTTTATCTGTAGCTTACAAAGAGTTAGATAAAGCTGTTTCTAAAGGAATCATGAAGAAAAACACAGTTTCTAGAAAGAAAGCTAGATTAGCTGCAAAAGTTAACGCTTTATAA